A region from the Lolium perenne isolate Kyuss_39 chromosome 4, Kyuss_2.0, whole genome shotgun sequence genome encodes:
- the LOC127293937 gene encoding GCN5-related N-acetyltransferase 10, chloroplastic, which translates to MAALRPSPLLPQSLPSSSSSSTTSQSRITATALSRTARKPLSLKTGCHGGTKKTLLARRGRLPCMPTKEEVGAVGGTEDEEERYLTRTAGWGVRRMGRVGEEMRRVALVQAEAFHVPVALFNDFFFDFFKAEVLAALIYKLRNSPPDRYACLVAEEADAATQLLQAPFENIIGVVDCTVQDEGDILSNLQGVQEYFYVSGIAVLPSFRRRKVGTALLKACEVLALEWRQSFMALRAYEDDRSARGLYSKAGYRVVSRDPGWVTWVGRRRRVLMIKDLPIHDPQVEQQ; encoded by the exons atGGCCGCGCTCCGACCATCCCCGCTTCTACCCCAATCccttccctcctcctcctcctcctccaccacctctcagtCTAGAATCACCGCCACGGCCCTATCAAGAACAGCCCGCAAGCCTCTTTCTCTCAAGACCGGCTGCCATGGCGGCACCAAGAAGACCCTTCTTGCTAGAAGAGGGCGACTCCCGTGTATGCCCACAAAGGAGGAGGTGGGCGCTGTAGGCGGtacggaggacgaagaggagcgTTACCTGACGAGGACGGCTGGTTGGGGAGTGCGGCGGATGGGGCGGGTCGGCGAAGAGATGCGGCGGGTGGCGCTCGTGCAGGCGGAGGCCTTCCATGTCCCCGTCGCGCTCTTCAACGACTTCTTCTTCGATTTCTTCAAA GCAGAGGTGTTGGCAGCGCTTATCTACAAACTGAGGAATTCGCCTCCTGACAG GTATGCCTGTTTGGTGGCAGAAGAAGCTGATGCGGCCACGCAGCTGCTCCAGGCACCATTTGAGAACATCATCGGGGTTGTGGACTGCACGGTGCAGGATGAAGGCGACATCCTGAGTAACCTCCAAGGCGTCCAGGAGTACTTCTACGTATCAGGAATAGCAGTGCTGCCATCATTCAG GAGGAGGAAGGTAGGCACCGCGCTGCTCAAAGCGTGCGAGGTGCTGGCGCTAGAGTGGAGGCAGAGCTTCATGGCTCTGAGGGCATACGAGGACGacaggagcgctcggggactctacTCCAAGGCAGGGTACAGGGTGGTGTCGAGGGATCCTGGGTGGGTCACctgggtggggaggaggaggcgtGTTCTGATGATAAAAGACCTGCCGATTCATGATCCTCAGGTAGAACAGCAATGA
- the LOC127293938 gene encoding uncharacterized protein, whose amino-acid sequence MWSSDSDRDDSASTTTTAASSVSPSSSLLQPQTPPPARRRRTRNLRRRSRRSKNGPEGADSEAEAPADAEGAWCGAQWEAAWPRRAARPVVLAGEDASPDGAAAGAGDLGVGRARSLTDDDLEELKGCVDLGFGFSYNEIPELCGTLPALELCYSMSQRFLDEHQSPSKAEQVDLEPPAVVPASPVQSIPNWKISCPGDSPDEVKARLKYWAQAVACTVKLCS is encoded by the exons ATGTGGAGCTCCGACTCCGACCGCGACGACTCCGCATCGACCACCACCACGGCGGCTTCATCGGTATCCCCTTCCTCCTCCCTGCTGcagccgcagacgccgccgcccgcTCGCCGCAGGCGCACCCGCAACCTCCGCCGACGCAGCCGCCGGAGCAAGAACGGCCCGGAGGGGGCGGATTCTGAGGCCGAGGCCCCGGCGGACGCGGAGGGGGCGTGGTGCGGGGCGCAGTGGGAGGCGGCGTGGCCGcggagggcggcgcggccggtgGTGCTCGCCGGGGAGGACGCGTCCCCGGACGGCGCCGCGGCAGGCGCCGGAGATCTCGGCGTGGGGCGGGCCAGGAGCCTGACCGACGACGACCTGGAGGAGCTCAAGGGGTGCGTGGATCTGGGGTTCGGCTTCAGCTACAACGAGATCCCCGAGCTCTGCGGCACGCTGCCCGCGCTCGAGCTCTGCTACTCCATGAGCCAGCGGTTCCTGGACGAGCACCAGTCCCCGTCCAAGGCCGAACAGGTGGATCTGGAGCCGCCGGCGGTGGTTCCGGCTTCGCCGGTGCAGTCCATCCCCAACTGGAAGATCTCCTGCCCTG GGGACAGCCCAGATGAGGTGAAGGCGAGGCTCAAGTACTGGGCGCAGGCGGTGGCGTGCACCGTCAAGCTCTGCAGCTAA